In one window of Photorhabdus laumondii subsp. laumondii DNA:
- a CDS encoding cupin domain-containing protein, with translation MIKSLLLNKSLPELLDIGSVSNLGATVLEGDPQASMALIFGEPTDNLTCGIFACTHGKFSMVYPFDEHATVTEGSVKLTDVKSGETVEYHPGDSWFAPKGTEVLWEITADRFVKHYLACNKG, from the coding sequence ATGATTAAATCACTTTTACTGAACAAATCCCTGCCTGAATTATTGGACATTGGTAGCGTAAGCAATCTGGGAGCGACTGTGTTGGAAGGCGATCCGCAGGCCAGTATGGCACTGATATTTGGTGAACCAACGGATAACCTGACATGTGGTATTTTCGCTTGTACTCATGGCAAGTTCAGTATGGTGTATCCGTTTGATGAGCACGCAACCGTGACAGAAGGCTCGGTAAAATTGACCGACGTGAAGAGCGGTGAAACCGTTGAATATCATCCGGGAGATTCCTGGTTTGCGCCGAAAGGAACGGAAGTACTGTGGGAAATCACCGCTGACCGTTTTGTGAAGCATTATCTGGCTTGTAATAAAGGTTAA
- a CDS encoding NAD(P)/FAD-dependent oxidoreductase, which translates to MNNHLDSLTYYAATKKYDLRFPALQEDLDVDVVIIGGGFSGINTALELAEKGITNIAILESRHLGYGSTGRNGGQVMAGIGHDLEVIKRHIGERGLETIFQISNLGAGIIRDRIAKYNIDADLCRGYGYLGMNKRQEKTLRSWLQDFKAVSPDEEIELYTGADVKKVIGSDAYTCVLKHMGGGHVHSLNLLLGEAKAATDLGVKLFENSQVLNIEYGPRVTVRTAMGSVRANKMLWACNAFLNSGLEPYIYKKVVNTYAFQLMTEVLPDDLIEKISPIRGAYSDIRPVIDYFRVTKENRLLFGSATPFIEHIPSDLKAWNRHLMLKVFPYLKDVKVELAWGGPLCCSANLFPQIGSLPQHNNVFYVQGYSGFGVTPSHIVCKVLAEGMSEGSERYDLMSSIPHANIIGKDKLRHLMVSAGKIWHQTSGYWKGRR; encoded by the coding sequence ATGAACAATCATCTTGATTCATTAACTTATTACGCTGCGACCAAGAAATATGATCTTCGTTTTCCCGCATTACAAGAAGATCTGGATGTAGACGTCGTGATTATCGGCGGTGGATTTTCCGGTATCAATACTGCCCTTGAACTGGCGGAAAAAGGTATCACTAATATTGCGATCTTGGAAAGCCGTCATCTTGGCTATGGCAGTACAGGTCGTAATGGTGGTCAGGTTATGGCGGGTATCGGTCATGATCTGGAGGTGATCAAACGCCATATTGGTGAGCGAGGGTTAGAAACGATCTTTCAGATCAGCAATCTGGGTGCTGGCATCATTCGTGATCGTATCGCTAAATATAATATTGATGCGGATCTCTGCCGTGGTTATGGCTATCTTGGCATGAATAAGAGGCAGGAAAAGACGTTACGTAGCTGGTTGCAAGATTTTAAGGCGGTTTCTCCTGATGAAGAGATTGAGCTTTACACCGGCGCTGATGTGAAAAAGGTGATTGGTTCTGATGCTTATACTTGCGTGTTGAAGCATATGGGGGGAGGGCATGTTCATTCCCTAAACCTGTTGTTAGGAGAGGCAAAGGCTGCGACAGATTTGGGCGTAAAGCTCTTTGAGAACAGCCAGGTACTGAATATTGAATATGGTCCTAGAGTAACGGTTCGTACCGCGATGGGATCGGTTCGTGCTAATAAAATGCTGTGGGCCTGTAACGCCTTTCTTAATAGTGGTCTTGAGCCATATATTTATAAAAAGGTGGTTAACACTTATGCCTTCCAATTAATGACGGAAGTGTTGCCGGACGATTTGATTGAGAAAATCAGCCCGATTCGCGGTGCATACAGTGATATTCGTCCGGTTATTGATTACTTCCGTGTGACGAAAGAAAACCGTCTCTTGTTCGGTAGTGCAACCCCTTTCATTGAGCATATCCCATCTGATTTGAAAGCCTGGAACCGCCACTTGATGCTGAAAGTTTTCCCTTATTTGAAAGATGTGAAAGTTGAACTGGCATGGGGAGGGCCGTTGTGTTGCAGTGCAAACTTGTTCCCACAGATTGGCTCTTTGCCGCAGCACAATAATGTGTTCTATGTGCAGGGATATTCCGGTTTTGGGGTCACTCCAAGCCATATCGTTTGTAAAGTGTTGGCTGAAGGGATGAGTGAAGGATCTGAACGTTATGACCTGATGAGTTCAATTCCTCATGCGAATATTATTGGCAAAGATAAGTTGCGACATCTGATGGTATCAGCGGGCAAAATTTGGCATCAAACGTCAGGGTATTGGAAAGGTCGCCGTTAA
- a CDS encoding helix-turn-helix transcriptional regulator: MDIHVDRLSTVIESVATSEFYPNLLTWLEQFITFDNAIVYAFEQGSPPRCLSKTEKKNSDAINQIYQQGAYLQDPFYQALIDGAGTDLFTLRELVPSGFYHTDYYLNFYRKTGWQDETGVLLKLSPQRQLGLFFGKENQPFFIQKPHWKNLKTVLEIIRSVARLHDDMTQQPPAAEMVCLDTQTRYALTPRECEIVELILQGKGSPQIAEKLFISTGTVKNHRKNIYQKLQIRSQAELFSLFMMPPVRYFA, encoded by the coding sequence ATGGATATTCATGTAGATAGATTATCAACAGTGATTGAGTCGGTGGCAACCAGTGAATTTTATCCTAATTTACTGACTTGGTTGGAGCAATTTATTACTTTTGATAACGCCATTGTCTATGCCTTCGAGCAAGGTTCTCCTCCGCGTTGTTTGAGCAAAACTGAGAAGAAAAACAGCGATGCAATAAATCAGATTTATCAACAGGGTGCTTATCTGCAAGATCCATTCTATCAAGCCTTGATAGATGGGGCTGGCACTGATCTATTTACCTTACGGGAACTTGTCCCTTCAGGGTTTTATCATACTGATTATTATCTGAATTTTTATCGTAAGACCGGTTGGCAGGATGAAACGGGGGTGTTATTGAAGCTCTCCCCCCAGAGGCAGCTTGGCCTGTTTTTTGGTAAGGAAAATCAGCCATTTTTCATCCAGAAACCACATTGGAAAAACCTGAAAACTGTACTGGAAATTATCCGCAGTGTGGCGCGATTACATGATGATATGACTCAGCAACCACCTGCTGCTGAGATGGTTTGTCTGGATACTCAGACTCGTTATGCCTTGACTCCGAGAGAATGTGAGATTGTGGAGTTGATATTGCAAGGTAAAGGTTCACCACAGATTGCCGAGAAACTTTTTATCAGTACGGGGACGGTGAAAAACCATCGGAAAAATATTTATCAAAAGTTACAAATCAGATCACAAGCAGAACTTTTTAGCCTGTTTATGATGCCTCCTGTCCGTTATTTTGCCTAA
- a CDS encoding aldehyde dehydrogenase family protein — protein sequence MSDINLLQPVMAFLQHNHGHYINGQPVSGQGSETFSVINPATDEIIATVNQGGKAEVNAAMQAAQAAFHGVWAQTSPMERGHCLNRLADLLLAHREELAQLETLCSGKTIQLSRMLEIDSSAQFLRYFAGWSSKISGETLNVSLPSFKGEQYTAFTRREPIGVVVGIIPWNFSIMIAIWKMAAALTCGCTIVLKPSEYTPLTMLRVAELAKQAGIPDGVINVINGSGSVLGPALIGHPLCAKVTFTGSVPTGIAVGKSAMEQGLTRATLELGGKNGAAFLADMSVEKIVDGILEAGYLNQGQICAAAERFYIPASHMDDVLKLLSERLAAMKIGSPLDDSTEMGPLANKAHYDKILSLFEQARQEGSEIVYGGHALAGPGFFVAPTVIRANSPEDSLMKEETFGPVGTFLSYNDEEELIGLMNSTPFGLAASLWTNDLSKAMRMIPRIEAGTVWVNMHTFLDPALPFGGTKSSGIGREFGSAFIEHYTELKSVMVRY from the coding sequence ATGAGTGATATAAACTTATTACAGCCAGTGATGGCCTTTTTGCAACACAATCATGGGCATTATATTAATGGTCAGCCAGTCAGTGGTCAGGGGAGTGAAACATTTTCTGTCATAAATCCTGCGACTGATGAAATCATTGCAACTGTTAATCAAGGCGGTAAAGCGGAAGTTAATGCTGCTATGCAAGCGGCACAGGCGGCATTTCATGGGGTATGGGCCCAAACTTCACCGATGGAGCGCGGTCATTGCCTGAATCGTCTGGCAGATCTATTACTGGCACATCGGGAAGAGTTGGCGCAGTTAGAAACCCTTTGCTCCGGTAAAACCATCCAGTTATCCCGTATGCTGGAAATTGATTCTTCTGCTCAATTCCTGCGTTATTTTGCCGGATGGTCAAGTAAGATCAGTGGCGAAACCTTGAATGTCTCTTTGCCCTCTTTTAAGGGTGAACAATACACGGCGTTTACCCGTCGCGAGCCGATTGGTGTTGTGGTAGGGATTATTCCGTGGAATTTCTCCATCATGATTGCCATCTGGAAAATGGCGGCTGCACTGACTTGCGGCTGTACCATTGTGTTGAAACCCAGTGAATACACCCCGTTGACCATGCTCAGAGTGGCTGAATTAGCCAAACAAGCGGGTATTCCTGATGGTGTCATTAATGTGATTAATGGTTCCGGTTCGGTGCTTGGGCCTGCACTGATAGGTCATCCGTTATGCGCCAAGGTGACTTTCACCGGATCGGTGCCAACGGGTATTGCTGTTGGTAAATCAGCAATGGAACAGGGATTGACTCGCGCCACGTTGGAATTGGGTGGCAAGAACGGTGCGGCGTTTTTAGCGGACATGTCTGTTGAAAAAATTGTCGATGGTATTCTGGAAGCCGGTTATCTCAATCAAGGGCAGATTTGTGCGGCAGCGGAACGTTTCTATATTCCCGCAAGCCATATGGATGATGTGCTGAAATTGTTGTCTGAAAGACTCGCGGCAATGAAAATTGGCTCGCCTCTGGATGACTCAACAGAAATGGGTCCGTTGGCAAACAAAGCACACTATGACAAGATCTTGTCCCTGTTTGAGCAAGCGCGTCAAGAAGGCAGTGAGATTGTTTACGGTGGTCATGCTCTGGCCGGACCGGGTTTCTTTGTGGCACCAACCGTGATTCGTGCTAACAGCCCTGAAGATTCATTGATGAAGGAAGAGACATTTGGTCCTGTTGGGACTTTCCTCAGCTATAACGATGAGGAAGAGCTGATTGGCTTGATGAATAGCACTCCGTTTGGTTTAGCGGCGAGTTTGTGGACCAATGATCTCAGCAAAGCCATGCGCATGATCCCACGTATCGAAGCAGGAACTGTTTGGGTTAATATGCATACATTCCTCGATCCGGCATTACCATTTGGTGGTACCAAATCCTCAGGTATAGGTCGTGAATTCGGTAGCGCCTTTATTGAGCACTATACTGAATTGAAATCCGTGATGGTTCGCTATTGA